A window of the Maniola hyperantus chromosome 16, iAphHyp1.2, whole genome shotgun sequence genome harbors these coding sequences:
- the LOC117989500 gene encoding putative leucine-rich repeat-containing protein DDB_G0290503 yields MGNLLSGASAENAATSSNIRDMDSESETIEDVSCLRDGNEVVTEEHFYDTVSDDEETRAKLKEEEMSEFRKQLSVKREQRREILARHRKEKKELENALHNEMKSKMELCESNRLLRELLLKKNIEIPEDLQCDQQPSYIADSISHMAEEIEKLKSTNIALRCELAKTNNTLQATYSDMAELSAQNSASIKQVNALKEVITVSKTMIGLREQQLNELKSKLNEIEQSLADRETSMLSTDLRQEYERQLQNIRTLRGLYEERARLADVSRQALSRELDEHKVLLEAEINKTNDLTAKVNDLEAKVNVLEETVEDKNNLIASCQRETRGIKAEMSVVNKLFSQVLLGYKNKQDLDMLVHRLEENHGILTQMAGKENSAEVSSELPKLLLELVSQIDEPNTSNETAMSDSVDGPGVQNTSAEEIVENLPKVWRVLIELLSHQSETDSKTTDKVTTCYKSVETKSGPVLVPSVSQTYIRLKDLILEKLTLIKEVNRMKQLNTHLESRLEEQERRLCLVTNELSKTWNVVGRLRRHHHQLHTHEKILKYELQQKRKLLNELKEELEYCREKWEQAREKNTQSEKDWKKLRAEFSNRKLKPDLALINNSAESGYSDEKPSDESSESNDESAYVELKMKCKKKLKKSFETNADSSGDFNLAAEREDPASDMLDVADLPLDTQEDIHECDDVSDSFNSESLFKNEKLCEETEDETADITNEDHSIAERSPDCSIKEDIVSNETHNGSDVPGTSTSSNNLLMSMTIDPAAILKSIREQNERLALRDKRLEKLENNGSSLLKKTQTIAKFSDQINSSLDSILNRPSSGRQCDDEKKTSEVVLDNIITTENIQFKNSTEDIPNTEEHFEHSNVLDNPSENSNQPNHEDEITTNIASTSLQEIDTITDAQNLNFSEILENVRKQNERLELKDKRLEKLEQGCTEVVKHISNTLNSGSATIAKLDDLHERFNKKETSTLQEPDHNENLNLVPESNSITSAEEPSTSRDIDHEARFAARDLRLRRLEEQTKSLVKKVNKTTTKGVKINYKLEELHNIYGSENSRSGTPSEDTEDNSQNDDDVPNE; encoded by the exons ATGGGAAATCTCCTCAGTGGGGCTTCAGCCGAGAACGCTGCAACTTCAAGTAATATTCGTGACATGGATAGTGAAAGTGAAACAATAGAAGACGTAAGCTGTTTACGTGATGGCAATGAGGTCGTTACCGAAGAACACTTCTATGACACCGTTAGTGACGACGAGGAAACACGTGCTAAgttaaaagaagaagaaatgagTGAATTCAGAAAACAACTGAGCGTTAAACGCGAACAAAGAAGAGAAATACTCGCTAGAcatagaaaagaaaagaaagagttGGAGAACGCTTTACATAACGAAATGAAATCTAAGATGGAGTTGTGCGAAAGTAACAGACTACTTCGTGAATTGCTGTTGAAAAAGAATATTGAAATCCCTGAAGATCTTCAATGCGATCAACAACCGTCTTACATTGCAGACTCAATTTCACATATGGCAGAAGAAATTGAGAAATTAAAATCAACCAATATCGCATTGAGATGTGAATTAGCGAAAACGAATAATACACTCCAAGCGACATATTCGGATATGGCAGAATTGAGTGCTCAGAACAGTGCATCTATTAAACAAGTTAATGCTCTTAAGGAAGTGATTACTGTTAGTAAGACGATGATAGGTCTTCGAGAACAGCAACTGAATGAG TTAAAAAGCAAACTCAACGAAATCGAGCAATCCTTAGCTGACAGAGAAACAAGCATGCTTTCTACCGATCTAAGACAAGAATATGAACGACAATTACAGAATATAAGGACATTGCGAGGACTTTACGAAGAACGGGCAAGACTTGCTGACGTATCCAGGCAAGCTCTTTCAAGAGAACTTGATGAACATAAAGTATTACTGgaggccgaaattaataa GACTAATGATCTCACTGCAAAAGTTAACGATCTCGAAGCCAAGGTTAATGTTTTAGAAGAAACTGttgaagataaaaataatttgatagcATCGTGCCAACGAGAAACCCGAGGAATAAAGGCAGAGATGTCAGTCGTAAATAAA CTATTTTCACAAGTGCTTCTGGGCTATAAAAATAAGCAAGATCTGGACATGTTAGTACATCGTCTTGAAGAAAACCATGGGATATTGACACAAATGGCGGGAAAAGAAAATAGTGCGGAAGTCTCTTCTGAGTTGCCTAAATTGCTACTGGAACTCGTTAGCCAAATTGACGAGCCTAATACATCTAATGAAACTGCGATGTCTGATAGTGTAGATGGACCAG GTGTACAAAATACTTCTGCCGAAGAAATAGTAGAAAATCTGCCAAAGGTTTGGCGCGTGCTCATTGAACTGCTCAGCCATCAAAGCGAAACTGATTCAAAAACTACAGACAAAGTTACAACTTGTTACAAGTCGGTCGAAACGAAATCAGGTCCAGTTCTAGTGCCAAGTGTTAGTCAAACCTATATTAGGCTTAAG gatcTGATATTAGAAAAGTTAACCTTAATCAAAGAAGTTAACCGTATGAAACAGCTAAACACTCATTTGGAGTCACGTCTAGAAGAACAAGAGAGAAGACTCTGTCTTGTGACAAACGAACTTAGCAAAACATGGAATGTCGTCGGAAGATTacgacgtcatcatcatcagttaCACACACATGAAAAAATTCTGAAATATGAATTACAGCAGAAAAGGAAATTACTGAACGAATTGAAAGAGGAGCTTGAATATTGTCGCGAAAAGTGGGAACAAGCAAGAGAGAAAAATACCCAGTCAGAAAAGGACTGGAAAAAACTACGAGCTGAGTTTTCTAATAGGAAACTCAAACCAGACTTAGCTTTAATTAACAATTCGGCTGAAAGTGGCTACAGTGACGAAAAACCATCTGACGAATCATCTGAATCTAACGATGAAAGTGCCTATGTAGAACTTAAAATGAAGTGCAAGAAAAAACTAAAGAAATCGTTCGAAACAAACGCAGACTCAAGTGGTGACTTTAATTTAGCTGCCGAGAGAGAAGATCCAGCCAGCGATATGCTAGATGTGGCAGATCTTCCCCTTGATACTCAAGAAGATATCCATGAATGTGATGATGTATCCGATTCTTTTAATAGTGAAAGTTTATTCAAGAACGAAAAATTATGTGAAGAAACTGAAGACGAAACGGCAGATATCACTAATGAAGACCATTCCATTGCTGAAAGATCTCCAGACTGTAGTATCAAAGAAGACATCGTTAGTAACGAAACTCATAATGGTAGTGATGTACCAGGAACATCtacttcttctaataatttacTTATGAGTATGACTATTGACCCAGCTGCAATATTAAAAAGCATTAGGGAACAAAATGAAAGACTGGCTCTAAGAGATAAAAGACTTGAGAAACTAGAGAATAATGGCAGtagtttacttaaaaaaacGCAAACAATTGCGAAGTTTAGCGATCAAATTAATAGTTCATTAGACAGTATACTTAACCGGCCATCATCCGGCAGACAGTGTGATGATGAAAAGAAAACTTCTGAAGTAGTTTTAGATAACATCATTACCACAGAAAATATACAGTTTAAAAATAGCACTGAAGATATTCCAAACACAGAAGAACATTTCGAACATTCTAATGTGTTGGATAATCCTTCTGAAAACTCCAACCAGCCAAATCACGAAGATGAAATTACGACAAATATCGCTTCAACATCTCTACAAGAAATAGACACCATAACTGATGCCCAGAATCTGAACTTTAGTGAAATATTAGAAAATGTAAGAAAACAAAACGAACGTCTTGAACTAAAGGATAAACGGTTGGAAAAATTAGAACAAGGATGTACTGAAGTGGTTAAACATATTTCGAATACTCTCAATTCTGGATCAGCTACAATTGCTAAGCTAGACGATTTACAtgaaaggtttaataaaaaggaAACCAGTACGCTTCAAGAACCTGATCATAACGAAAATTTGAATTTAGTGCCTGAAAGCAATAGTATAACAAGTGCAGAAGAACCATCAACATCTAGAGATATAGATCATGAAGCTAGATTTGCTGCTCGTGATCTCCGCTTAAGGAGACTGGAAGAGCAAACTAAATCTCTGGTAAAAAAAGTAAACAAAACTACAACAAAGGGAGTTAAAATCAATTACAAGTTAGaggaactacataatatttacgGTTCTGAAAACTCTCGGTCTGGTACTCCTTCGGAAGACACTGAAGATAATTCACAGAACGATGACGACGTACCAAACGAATAA
- the LOC117989504 gene encoding organic solute transporter alpha-like protein encodes MDLLSAASNGVAAARHISSPLPDVNNADAINTTLLCHSYSLQPDFISYISVLKGNAWAIWSCGLLVLLVLCVLYIVTLKSALRYWKESCSSVAVVLAVYPVVAAAALVATVLPRTRILSEAVAQEAVMIALYHFYFLVIAECGGINQLIRRSDGFHMETRVLPCCCWPCCILPRPRVQTKSLTWLQYLVLQMPVIQGILYLIVLVLWAEDMMLYLNSFIYIQPFIVASILSGIWGVIMCVRAAEAAGAKPRPRFFALQLVLLIVKLQCGFAKVLPDLATLPCIMELHPSVFVNLIHNIVMIFEMLLLSILAWWLYRVPPGKDAEKVQHIVVAVLEDSLNSVEKINDIGNHNMVYGSKNDMKRDEY; translated from the exons ATGGATTTGTTGAGTGCAGCCAGCAATGGGGTGGCAGCCGCGCGCCACATAAGCTCTCCCCTACCAGATGTAAACAATGCCGATGCGATTAATACGACTCTATTGTGCCATAGCTATAGCCTCCAACCAGACTTCATCTCCTATATTTCAG TTCTTAAAGGCAACGCATGGGCGATATGGTCATGCGGTCTGCTGGTCCTTCTGGTGCTATGTGTCCTCTACATTGTGACACTGAAGTCTGCGCTGCGATACTGGAAGGAGTCATGCAGCAGTGTCGCCGTAGTACTTGCTGTTTACCCT GTGGTAGCAGCAGCGGCTCTTGTCGCCACAGTTCTGCCACGGACTCGGATCCTGTCTGAGGCGGTGGCACAAGAGGCTGTAATGATTGCCTTGTACCATTTCTATTTCCTAGTCATCGCTGAATGCGGCGGCATTAATCAACTTATCAG AAGATCCGATGGATTTCACATGGAGACGCGAGTTTTGCCATGTTGCTGCTGGCCGTGTTGTATTCTGCCGAGACCTCGGGTTCAGAC TAAAAGTTTAACTTGGTTGCAATATCTGGTGCTGCAGATGCCTGTCATCCAAGGGATCCTCTATCTCATAGTTCTGGTGCTATGGGCTGAAGATATG ATGCTGTATTTGAATAGTTTCATATACATCCAGCCATTCATTGTTGCGTCGATCCTATCAGGGATTTGGGGGGTCATCATGTGTGTGCGAGCAGCTGAAGCCGCTGGCGCCAAGCCAAGACCTCGGTTTTTCGCACTGCAGTTAGTGCTACTCATAGTCAAACTGCAGTGTGGCTTTGCGAAGGTACTGCCGGATCTGGCCACCTTGCCTTGCATTATGGAGCTGCATCCTTCTGTATTTGTTAATT TGATACATAACATCGTAATGATTTTTGAGATGCTCTTATTATCAATTTTGGCGTGGTGGTTGTACAGAGTGCCTCCAGGAAAGGACGCAGAGAAGGTTCAACATATAGTGGTCGCAGTGCTCGAAGACAGCCTCAATTCTGTTGAGAAAATCAACGATATCGGGAATCACAACATGGTTTATGGCAGTAAAAATGATATGAAACGTGATGAATACTAA